The genomic segment AAGAAAAATAAAGAAATTTTTCTCATTTCTTCCTCCTTTTTGTTTATTATAACAAAATATTTTTTGAAAGTCAAGTAATTCCTATTGCTTTTGTCTTTTATATTCATATAATCAACCTATGGATACAAAAACTTTAGTAAAAATGCTAAGGATTCTAAAAAAAGAATATAAGAAATGGAATTCTCCTATTGTGACAGAAATAGCAGAGAAAAATAAAGATCCATTCAAGGTGCTCATTTCAACCTTCTTAAGCTCGAGAACTAAAGATTCTATTACAAGAGAGGCTTCAAGGAGATTGTTTGAAAGAGCTGGGACTCCTTATTCTATGAGTAAACTGAAAGTTTCAGAAATAGAAAAATTAATTTATCCTGTGGCTTTTTATCGCACGAAAGCCAAAAGGATTCCATATATTGTTAAGATCCTCTTGGAGAAGTATAAAGGGAAAGTTCCAGATTCTATAGAAGAATTACTAAAACTTCCAGGGGTAGGAAGAAAAACAGCAAATCTTGTAATAACTCTTGGTTTTGGGAAACCAGGAATTTGCGTAGATACTCACGTTCATCGCATTTCAAATAGATTTGGATATATTAAGACTAAAACACCCAAGGAGACAGAATTCGCCTTGCGAGAGAAATTACCAAAGGAGTGGTGGATAATTTATAACGATCTCCTCGTAACTCTTGGCCAAAATATATGCTTCCCAAGAAAACCCCTATGCAATAGCTGCTCCCTAAATAAACTATGTGAGAAGCAAACACTATAAACACCTTTTCCACAAAAATAAAGAACTTAAAAGAAGCTAACTATTTAAAAATAAAGATCTTAACCATAAATTATTGTGGATAAATGGGATAATTTAAGTCATTTGTAATCAATATCTTAATTTTGTTTTTATGAATTTTCTACAGGTTTTCCACATTTTCTTTTTGTTTTTTGTTTTGGGTGTGTTTTAGAGGTTGACAAATAGAGGTTTTCTTGTAATATATTAAAACTATGGATATTCAAATAAACGTTGGTTCTCTCCCTAGGGGTGGGATCAAGTTAGGTATGAATATTGAAAAAGAAAGGTTTTTTATTGAGGAGCTTATTAGTAATGTGGGAATAAGCCTTGAAATAATGAAAATCGGAAATTCTTATGAGGTTAAAGGGCTTATGAAATATGGTCTTTCTCTTACGTGCTCAAGATGTTTGAGAGAGTTTTCTCGGTTTGAGGAGCAGAACTTTTTATTAGAATTTAAAGAAAAGACGGAAAGTATTTTAGAGCGAGAGTTAAGAAATGAGCTTGATGAAGTAGAGAGAGAACTTCTTGTAGTTAACAATTTCATAAACTTAGGGCCTTTTGTTCATGATGAGATTATCCTCTCAA from the candidate division WOR-3 bacterium genome contains:
- a CDS encoding DUF177 domain-containing protein produces the protein MDIQINVGSLPRGGIKLGMNIEKERFFIEELISNVGISLEIMKIGNSYEVKGLMKYGLSLTCSRCLREFSRFEEQNFLLEFKEKTESILERELRNELDEVERELLVVNNFINLGPFVHDEIILSIPMKPLCKEDCLGLCPICGVDLNFERCIHYKEKHDYFLI
- the nth gene encoding endonuclease III, with protein sequence MDTKTLVKMLRILKKEYKKWNSPIVTEIAEKNKDPFKVLISTFLSSRTKDSITREASRRLFERAGTPYSMSKLKVSEIEKLIYPVAFYRTKAKRIPYIVKILLEKYKGKVPDSIEELLKLPGVGRKTANLVITLGFGKPGICVDTHVHRISNRFGYIKTKTPKETEFALREKLPKEWWIIYNDLLVTLGQNICFPRKPLCNSCSLNKLCEKQTL